In Spirosoma aureum, a single genomic region encodes these proteins:
- a CDS encoding RNA polymerase sigma factor, giving the protein MTGSFCGTTGSLNKIARHSDDLSEGKRGTQQVDEKQLLQAFQTGDEEAYTQLYQLHVRAMYRYGMSLVAASEAFVLDCVHDVFTEIWVKRTRLSTPDNVRYYLLKALKTRILHLLVRKERPYQSLAEADFEDLWTYPNVIE; this is encoded by the coding sequence TTGACCGGATCATTCTGTGGAACAACAGGTTCGCTGAATAAGATTGCCAGACATAGCGATGACTTAAGCGAAGGCAAACGAGGAACTCAACAAGTGGATGAAAAACAACTTTTGCAGGCCTTTCAGACAGGAGACGAGGAGGCCTACACGCAACTTTACCAATTGCACGTTCGAGCCATGTATCGCTATGGAATGAGTCTGGTAGCCGCTTCTGAAGCATTTGTTCTGGACTGCGTTCATGATGTCTTTACTGAAATCTGGGTCAAGCGAACACGGCTTTCAACCCCTGACAACGTTCGCTATTATCTGTTAAAGGCACTTAAAACCCGAATTCTACACTTACTCGTCCGAAAAGAACGACCTTATCAATCGTTGGCGGAAGCTGATTTCGAAGACCTTTGGACATATCCTAATGTAATTGAATGA
- a CDS encoding RagB/SusD family nutrient uptake outer membrane protein, with protein MVGIFLGAKPVKIRYKESDMNHADHNSGIFPVIYPYYPRSDLNKISSAYAEIRLAKCKCRAGNKAASVLLNTVRTRNYPAGSPSLYKLGASQLTDQEMLNEWGHEFLVEGRRRTDLIHWGVFNKGTWWDKHPDADDHTAFFSIGQIVLNVST; from the coding sequence ATGGTAGGTATATTTCTGGGTGCGAAACCAGTAAAAATAAGGTACAAGGAATCGGATATGAACCATGCGGATCATAACTCGGGGATTTTTCCTGTAATATATCCGTATTATCCGCGTAGCGACCTCAATAAAATTTCGTCGGCCTATGCAGAAATCAGACTTGCAAAATGCAAATGCCGAGCTGGTAACAAAGCTGCCTCGGTACTGCTCAACACAGTACGAACTCGAAATTATCCGGCAGGTTCGCCGAGTTTATATAAACTCGGTGCAAGTCAGTTAACGGATCAGGAGATGCTGAATGAATGGGGGCATGAATTTCTGGTAGAAGGCCGCAGACGCACTGACCTGATTCACTGGGGTGTGTTCAATAAAGGCACCTGGTGGGATAAACATCCCGATGCAGATGATCATACGGCTTTTTTTTCAATTGGTCAGATCGTGTTGAATGTCTCTACATAG
- a CDS encoding PadR family transcriptional regulator, giving the protein MKRTFLGEFEEVVLLVLAACRGEAYGVIIWEQLQQQTGRSITISAVHATLYRLEEKGYLSSQLGGATAERGGRRKRFFALTALGSKALLEIQAMRQQLWQAIPDGKLQLISG; this is encoded by the coding sequence ATGAAAAGAACCTTTCTGGGAGAGTTTGAAGAGGTTGTTTTACTTGTTCTGGCCGCTTGTCGGGGAGAAGCCTACGGGGTCATTATCTGGGAGCAACTTCAACAGCAGACAGGTCGGAGCATCACCATCAGTGCGGTTCATGCAACCCTGTACCGACTCGAAGAAAAAGGCTATCTATCCTCGCAGCTGGGTGGTGCCACCGCCGAGCGGGGAGGAAGGCGAAAGCGGTTCTTTGCTTTAACGGCCCTGGGCAGTAAAGCCCTGCTGGAGATTCAGGCCATGCGTCAACAACTCTGGCAGGCTATTCCCGATGGCAAACTTCAACTCATTAGTGGCTAA
- a CDS encoding IS630 family transposase gives MENVLAVYNQLTPPGRARLCFDERPCQLLDEVIAARPIQPGKSAKEDNEYVRKGTCVVLLAYDTDTGQRYTQVRKQRTKADYAEFMHQIVTTYYADVEYIDLVQDNLNTHKYGSFYEHLPLAQARLLSRKLVFHYTPKHGSWLNAAEIEFSALARQCLNRRIGSLEELERQVSFWVSERNQRAVKVHWSFTPATAEDKLNRWYEQVNPANKVD, from the coding sequence ATGGAGAACGTTTTGGCCGTTTATAACCAGCTAACTCCACCAGGCCGAGCGCGGTTATGCTTTGATGAACGACCGTGTCAATTATTGGATGAGGTGATAGCAGCCCGACCCATTCAGCCGGGAAAATCCGCTAAAGAGGATAATGAGTATGTCAGAAAAGGAACGTGTGTGGTATTATTAGCTTATGATACGGACACAGGTCAACGCTACACTCAAGTGCGCAAGCAGCGCACAAAGGCCGATTATGCAGAGTTCATGCATCAGATAGTGACAACTTACTATGCTGATGTTGAATACATTGATTTGGTGCAGGACAATTTGAATACCCATAAATATGGTTCCTTTTATGAGCATTTACCGCTAGCCCAAGCCCGATTATTGAGTCGCAAATTGGTGTTTCATTATACCCCTAAGCATGGCTCTTGGCTGAACGCAGCGGAGATCGAATTTTCGGCATTGGCCCGCCAGTGCTTGAATCGGCGCATTGGCAGTCTGGAGGAATTGGAGCGGCAGGTCAGCTTTTGGGTCAGTGAGCGCAATCAACGTGCCGTTAAGGTGCATTGGAGTTTTACCCCAGCTACGGCTGAGGATAAACTCAATCGGTGGTATGAGCAAGTCAATCCAGCTAATAAGGTAGATTGA
- a CDS encoding helix-turn-helix domain-containing protein: MGQIAKPFVLSEADLTTLDQLVRKGKDAARKLTRARALQFSHQGQHPLQISQSLGISLATVFNLRKRFQQEGLQRAIGEKARPGQPRKVTPQVEAHITQIACSEAPDGRTRWTASLINERLVKLEIHIDDESVRLALKKVSSSHGSKSNAGPPGGASGK; the protein is encoded by the coding sequence ATGGGCCAAATCGCTAAACCGTTTGTGCTGTCGGAAGCCGATCTCACAACGCTTGACCAACTCGTTCGTAAAGGGAAAGACGCTGCCCGTAAGTTGACCCGAGCCAGAGCCTTGCAGTTTTCCCATCAGGGGCAACACCCACTACAGATTAGCCAATCGTTGGGTATCAGTCTGGCCACGGTCTTCAACTTGCGTAAACGCTTTCAGCAAGAGGGTTTGCAAAGAGCCATTGGTGAGAAAGCCCGACCCGGCCAACCCCGCAAAGTGACCCCCCAAGTGGAGGCTCATATCACTCAAATCGCCTGTAGTGAGGCTCCTGATGGGCGTACTCGCTGGACAGCAAGTCTGATTAATGAACGCTTAGTCAAACTCGAGATCCACATTGATGACGAGTCGGTACGTTTAGCCCTAAAAAAAGTAAGCTCAAGCCATGGCTCAAAAAGCAATGCCGGGCCGCCGGGCGGTGCATCGGGCAAGTAG